In the Pongo abelii isolate AG06213 chromosome 9, NHGRI_mPonAbe1-v2.0_pri, whole genome shotgun sequence genome, CATGAAAATAAACGCCACCTGCACCCCACCCACTCGCCCCGTGCCTGGCATCACAGGGCGGCCAGCCCAGTTTCCAGTTCAACAGGGGACACTGATGTGCACAGAGAGGCCAACAGAGGCCAACACACACCCAGGGCCATCCAGGTCACACGCAGGGTCAGGATGGGGGCCTGGGCCTCAAAAGGTCTCACAAAACCCGTGCCCAGGGCCATCCATTGTCACAGGCAGGTCAGGATGGGGGTCTGCGCCTCGAAAGCTCTCACGAAGCGCTCAGCCCTCTCCTCTTTCTGGACAGTCAGCCCACCCCAGCCCGACCCGGCTCACCTCAGCCCCAGCGTAGCTTCTCATGGAAACCCTGCCCCCAGACACCGAGGCCAGAAGACCATGGGATCCGAGGCTGGAGGGGGAGGGCAGCACCAGGAGACCACCTCCCTCAGGCCCCCAGCTACCTGGCTTGTACCCACTTCATCTCCCCCTTAAGATTGGGGGCTCCTGGGGTGCCCCAGCCCTGGCCAGCGAGAGACACTTCCTTGGTGAAAGAGCTCATCATAATTTCTCTAACAGGGACACTGACGCCTCAGAGCTGGTAGGCGGAGGGAATAGGATTTGAACCCTGATTCTTTGCCTCCCAGCAGCCACCCAAGTACCAGGAAAGCCAGGTGATGACCCGGCTCTCCCAGTGGAGCAGCTCAGCAGACTCAGAGACAGATAAATAAAGGCCTTTATATACACAGAAGCATGACGCAGCAGGGGCAGGAGGGCTGGCAGCTGCAGCAGTGGGCTTGGCAGGTAAGGCAGGGCCAAGTGCTCCTGTCAATGGGAGAAGATCCCCCGGAACCGGGCTTTGTCCTCTTCGTCCTTCTGCCGGATCCGCGCCTCCAGGGCCCGCAGCTCTCGGCTCACCACGGGCGCCAGGGCTGGGTCCAGCTCCAGCACTTTGGCAAAGTCAGCCTGGGCCTCCTGGGCGTTCCACACGGCCGCGTGGGCCTTGCCCCGCTTGAAGTAGGCCTTGACGTTGTCTGCAGAGGAGGCCAGTGGGCAGTGGGCAGGCAAGGGCGTGAGGGGGGATCCTGGCCAGCTGCCTGCCCTCATGTCTCCTGGCACCATGGGCCCACAGGGGAGAGAGAGCCCTCCCTGATCTGAGGatgccaccccacccccaataCACCATTCATGCTTCATTGGCACAATGGGGCCCGCGGCCCTGCTGAGCAGAGGCATTTAGTCAGGCCCCCGTGGGAGCTCAGAATGGGGGTTGTGAAAGGCTAGGTCTTGACCCCCAGCAGTGACAGGAGAAAGGCCACTCTGACCACTCGCAGCTCCCGGCAGCCCAGGGCCCGGTGCTCACCGTCGTACTTGTTGAGGATGGAAGAGCAGTGGTCCAGCACCTCGTAGTACTCCTCGACCACCAGCTTGCACTGGCAGTAGTTGAGCAGCAGCGGCGTGATCTGCTGGTCCAGCTGGATCCATTCAGGGGACCCAGGCTGTTCCTGGGAGCATGGGGGCAGGGAACAGGGAGAAGCTGTAGACCTGGGCCCCCTGGCTCCACACCCCCCTCCATCcatcctccccctcagcctccaggcAGCACCTTCATCTGCAGGTTCTTGAGGCAAGCAATGGCATCGTAGTACTTGGCAGCAGCCTCCTTCACATGCCCCTCGCGGTACAACCGGTTGCCCTCCTGGTGGATAAGTGGCACTGCCTTTGCCTTCTCTTCGTCTGTCATGGCCCATGGGTCCTGCTGGTACGTGCCAGGGCTCTCCACCTGCAGGGCATGGGGCATATCACAGCAGGGCTCGAGGACACCACAGCTGCGTCCGTCAGCAGCAGACCTGACCCACATCTGGGCTGGCTGGGCCCCCAGACATCACACACCAGCAGCAGAGCTGCTTGTCACTCAAAAAGCATTAAACAAACATCGATGTCACATCTcctgtgtgcccagcactgtggCAAGTGCTAAGAATAGAACAGTGAACAAGACGGTGAAAAGCCCTGCCCTTGCAGAGATCATGGTCCATGGCAGATTCCCTAAATGGACAAGGAAATACACGAATTTCAAGGGACTTCAAGGTGCAGCAGAGGCTATAAAGGAAATGAGCTGCTCCGAGACAGAGAATGAGGCCAGGTGGGCAGGGccggcttcctggaggaggtgacatttgagatgtgaaggaggaggaaaggagaccCAGGGTACTGTCAAGGGTGCTGCACAGGTTTTCTTGTGCCTGTCCGCTCCCCCAGCAGTCCACCAGCAGATCCCACCACCCCTGGGCGGACAGGCCAGTGCCGCCCTGAGGCTGGGCAGTGGGGGCCTGGTAAGGCCAGGCTCGGCGGCCCCTCACCTTCAGCATCTCCATGTGGAAGATGAGGGGCTGGGGGTTCTGCTGCAGGGCGTCCAGGTCGGCATGGCCCAGGGAGCTGTGTTCATGCATCTGTGCAACACCGCAGCAGTGCCGCTGGCCCTCCAGGGGGTCCTTGCCCGCCGCGATGTTGCGGAGACTCTTGGCCACCAGTGGGTACAGGACCACGTGCTGCAGGAAGGCAAGGGTGCCAGGGGCTCTGTCACTGTGGACTGGCTGGTCACTGGGTCCACAAGGCCCAGCCCCCTTCCCCACCACCATCTGAGAACAAACACCAAGGCCCAGAGAGTGACAACTGGGCCTCTACTCCATTTAAGCGCAGGAGGCTTTTAACTCAGGACTCCTCCAGTGGCTTAGCCCTCTCTCCTGGTGAAGCCCCAGCTTCTGCCACATTCTCTGGCCACCAAACAGAGCACCTACCCCCATCCTCACCACCAGCACAGACACATGCCTACCCCCTGTCTCCCTCGTCCTTACAGGCCCAGTAGAATTCTTACCTCCTCTCCCTCCCGAGGATAAGGCCCACAAGCTGGATTATGCAAAGTACTGGGGCCCCCCCACATTCTGTTCCCAGCAGCTTCTCCTTCTCCTGCCCCACCCACACCCCACTGAGGGCCTACCTCAGAGCCGGGCCCAGGCCAGCCACTTCAAAACCCTCAGggaggccggatgtggtggctcacacctgtaatcctagcactttgggaggccaaggcgggcggatcacctgaggtcaggagttcaagaccagcctgaccaacatggtgaaaccccgtctctactaaaatacaaaaattagccgggcatgatggcaggcgcctgtaatcccagctactcaggcagctacggcagagaatcacttgaacccaggagatggtggttgcagtgagccaagatcgtgccactgcactccagcatgggcaacagagtgagacttagtaaaaaaaaaaaaaaaaaaaccctgcagggAGACAGACATAGAGGACCTAGCCTCTAATCTCTTGCTTGGCAAAGCTGCTAGGTTGGTGGGAACCAGATAACCAGATTCCTCCTACCCGggtcctccccactcccactcctcGCACTGCCCTGTTGTCTGGACAGGGGCTGACTGCCGGGCTGCCATCAGTGGGCATTTCCTGAGTCGGCTCTGGACTGGCTCATGCTGAGCATCCCAAAGCTAGAATTAAACAGACCAGATCCCTGCTCTGCAATAGCCTAGGACAAGGCAGAAGAGCAGATCCTGGCCATGCAGGGCATGAGGGTTGGAAGACCCAAATGTGGGAGTTGAGCCAACCACTAgcagtcagggagggcttcctagaGGTGGTGACCCAGGAATAAGCTTTGAAGGAAGAGGGACGATCTTGGCTAagaaggggaatggaaaggaaaagcagGGAGGTTGAGTAAGAGGGTGAGACGGCAGGGGCCAGCCCCCAAAAAGCTATGCGAGCAGCTATAGCTTATACAGtttaagtcctcacttaatgtcctaagtaggttcttggaaactgtgactgtAGGCGAAAACAATACATAACGAAACCAATTTTTCTTCTCATCAATGTTTTAACAAAATTTTGCTGAGAGAAATGATGGTGGCTGAGCACCTGATGTATGTTTTTTCTCttagtcacagtttccaagaaagTATCAGCAGCATAAAGTGAGGACCCACTGTGCTCTATCCTGACAGTGACCAGGAGCCATAGAGGTTTGAAACAAAGGGATGTACAGGTCGTTTGCATTTGAGAACGAGTCCCCTGGCCTCAGTCTGGCTAATAGGGGAAGGCGGAACGGAGGCCAGGACGCCATCAGCAGGCTGGTGTGGTGGTCTGGAAAGAGTgggtgggctgggcgcggtggcacacgcctgtaatcccagcactttgggaggccaaggcgggcggatcacctgaggtcaggagttcaagaccagcctggccaacatggtgaaactctgtctctactaaaaatacaaaaattagccgggcatcatggAGGGtgtttgtaatctcagctactcgggaggctgaggcaggagaatcgcttgaacccaggaggtggagggtgcagtgagctgagatcgtaccactgcactccagcctgggcgacacagcaagattccatctccaaaaaaaaagagtgggtggCAGTCTAGCAGAGGGTGGAGAGAGGAGGAGCCCTGGGGATAGGGAATAGGAATAGGGCTTGGCTGGACAGCCACCGCAGACAGGTACAGGACAGACACCTTGATGTCACAGAGGAACTGGGCAATCTCCCCTTCTCGCATGGTGCACACGATGGTCTCCCACACGGGCAGCTTGAACTTCTTGCCAATGATGAGCTCCATGGGCTTGCCACGAGCCCGGCTGTCGTCCAGCACGGTGCCCTCGTTGTCACTGTGCAGCGTCCGGTAGTGGAACGTGGCCTGTGAACCACATGCAAAGGTCAGGCAAAGGCACAAACCCTCACCCTGACCCCCAAGGAGAAGTCCAGTCCCCGGCCTGCAGACGGCATAAGGGACGGGGCTTCCCCGGGGACGCCACCTGACCTTACACCTGGCTTTATCCTCCCACGCTGGTGAGAAAACAAAGTCACAaggaaggcaggaacaggccCAAGCCACACGGCTAGTGGGTGGCTGAGTGGGAACAAGAGTCCAAGCAGTCTGACTCCATTCATTCCTCAACAcatatttactaagcacctactaCGTGCCCAAGCTCTGTGCTAGACACCAGAACATGGCAgcaagcaaaacacaaaaaagtcCCTGCGCCCCTGAAGCTCACATGGCACTTCTAGAGGGAGGAGATGGGCATCAAACAAAACAATATGTCATGACAGGTGAAGCCACGTGCTTGGGAAACAGCAGGGCATGGGGGTTGGGGCTGGATTAAACAGAGTGCGGGGTGAGGGAGTAAGGAAGAAAGCAAGCCAAGTGGACCCTGGGATAGGAACTTTCTAGGCCAAAAGAACAACACGTGTAAAAAGCCTTGTAGTGGGACAATGTAATATGGACgtgctgggaagggaggagcgtgGTCCTGTTAAATAAtatggaaggagagaaggaaagtgcTGGGTAGAAGAGGGCGTGGTCCCTGGGtagggctccacccccacggacctaggtgagAACAGgcatttcctgcccaaatgttgcatttcccaagaccaccctggcctgccacacccctatcctgtgcctataaaaacccaaCACCCTAGCGGGCAGACACACAGGCAGCCAGGTGTCAGAGGAGCCCATCAGCAGAAGATGACACGAGCTCCTGGTCATTGAGAGGATGTCAGGGGAGCAAGCAGCAGCAGATCACACTGATAGGCACCTGCACACTGGCAGGTCATCGACTGGCAGGAAGAGGcggagtttggctggggcagtcAGAGGAGAGCTGGGGCCACCAAGTGGCCCAACCCCAGGGGAAGACCAtctccaaggcaggtggatcacctgaggtcagggattcgagaccagcctggccaacgtggcaaaaccccgtctctactaaaaatacaaaaattagctggccatggtggcgggtgcctgtaatcccagctacttgggaggctgagacaggagaatcacttgaacccagaaggtggaggttgcagtgaaccgagatcattgccactgcactccagcttgggaaatagagcaagactctgtctcaaaaaaaaaaaaaaaaagaaaaaagaaaaggtatttgaaaccagcttggccaacatggtaaaagcccatctctactaaaaacattttaaaaaattagccaggcctggtgtcatctcagctacttgggaggctgaggcaggagaattgcttgaacctgggaggcagaggttgcagtgagccgagattgcaccattgcactccagcctgggcgacaagagcgaaactccgtctcggaaaaaaaaaaaaaaaaattgcaatcatTCTTCAAGCCCACAAGTGATCTAATTCTCCAGTACTCCAGTACATCAAGGCAAGAAAACCCCAGgctacagaaagccctctgtccttgtgataaggaagggggtctaattgagctggttaacacaagccgcctatagacaaactaaaagagcaccctagAACACacggagctgtaaacattcacccctggACACTGCCATGAGGTCGGAGcccacagcctgcccatctgtaTGCTTCCCcagaggtttgagcagcggggTACTGAAGAAGCAAGCCACTCCCCCATCGCACGCCCTGCGAGGGAGACAAGGGAACTTCCCGTTTCAAACGCATGATGTGTTCAAGAGCAGCAAGGCCAGTGTGGCGGAGCAGAGTGAAGGAGGGGGCGGGGTACACCACGGGGTCAGCAGGGGAGCTCACCCAGGTCAGTAGGGGTGGACCTCACAGGGACTGTAGGCTATGGTGAGGCCTCTGTTTTTTACTCTGTGATGGAAGCCACTGAGTGGCTCCgagtaaaaaagaaattgaatctgGCATGGGTTCGGCTGCTGGGACGAGAACAGACCACAGAGGGACAAAAGAGGCAGGAGGGGAGTTAGAGGTCGCTGCAGTAACCCAGGCCGGAGATGAGGATGGCCTGGACCCAAGCAGTGATGGCAGAAGTGGTGAGAACTCAAATCCTGGCTGGATATTGAGGATGTGATGTGGTATGTGAGACTGGGAGGACCACAGAGACGCTAAGGTTTTTGCCCTGAACAACAAGAAGGTTGTTGGTTCCCCTAACTGACACGGAGAAGCCTCAGGTGGAGCAGGTTAAGTGTGAGTCGCCAACCAGGCTTCCAGGTGGAGATGGTGAGTAGGGAGCTGTATATCAGGTTTAAGAGACAGGTAATGACTGGAGAGCTGTATCTGGGAGTAATCCGGGCAGGGAGAGTTTTTAGAGATAACACTGGGGTTGGGTGCAGAGAAAAGAGGTTTGAAGATTGAACCCTCGACAGGATATGGTTAGAGGAGCCCACGCTCTTAACTGCCGCACCATGCTGCGTCTCTGAAGTCAGTTTCCACTTCGGTAAAACGGAATCAACAACAGTACCTATCTCACATTGTAGGAAATAAACGTGTGAAGCATGTAGCACAATGCTCGAATAGTGAGCACTCCATCAGTGCTGGCGATTGGTTATTTAACACCACCTACCTGATCTTGGGGTGCCATTGTTCACATCTCTCCTTCTGGTGTCTGTTCCATCCAGGATGTCCCTTGCCAGCCCCTTCTTCCAACGCCACCAACCCCCCAGCACATGGGGGCATGAACCCACACCACACATCCTGTCTCTTCTTAGAGAAGATATCTTTTCATACAGCGGATCACTCCAGCCATGCAGCTCCACTCTGCTCTCAGAGCACTTATACTGCACTGGGCTAGGATGCTTAGGTGCCCGATTCGGCACGGTACTGGCCAGGGGGCATGTGCTCATTTGCTCAATGTGCATGTCCTGCCTGACTGCTCTGCTGGGCACAGGGGGCTGCCCCTGGGAGGTTCCCTACTCTGCAAACAAGTGGCAGCTGGGAAAAGCACTCCGGGAGGAGGCAACTGCAGGAGAAGCAGGGAAGCCGGAGGCAACTGCAGGAGAAGCAGGGAAGCCTGGAGTTGTAGGTTGGGGGAAAAGGGAGCAGAGGGGCTAGATCTAGGGGCCTGGCAAAAAGGAGAAAAGTGGGAGGTTCTTTACTTTCCAGCCCTCATCTGTCCCAAACAAGCCACCAGTGCAGAAGGAAGACTGCTAAAGAGTCCCTGTCTGGGAGACCTAACCTCTGGGCCCGTTCTCCCGCTTTGCACGTCCCAGGGCCTCGGTTTTCCACTCTCAACAGTGGCAGTTGGTCTAAGTGTTTTCAGAAGGCCCTTCTATCTACAAAGGATCATGAGCCTTGAAACCCAGATACCCTAGGACCACTCCCGGCCCTGGGTTTCCTCCAGCGTGGGGTCTGCCCAAGCACTGAGATCAACCCCCAACCCCAACCCGCTTGTGATGACTGACGGCCTCCACCACCAATGCTGCTACAAGGCCGAGCCAGGGGGCGGGGCAGACAGGCCCGAATTCACCCCCTACTTAAATTCAGCCCAATCAGCGTCGAGTTCTGCATGTGAGCGGTAGGGTCAGTGGACGCTGCCCTCTGGGCATGCGCAACCTCTCGCCTAAGGCCTCCTCCCGCCTCGCATGCGTACCACGCCGCAGAGGGGGCGAAGGGTAGGGTAGACACGAACCTTGGTCCCATCCTGAAAGTCCGGGAGCTCTCCTCGCCCTTCCTGTATCACACGTTTTTGGATCCCGTCCTCCCGGAGTCTTACGATGATATCCGCCATCCTCCTTCCCCGCTGCTCCCTTTCGGCAACTTCCGGACTCGCTCGGTAGCTTCCGGACTTGCTTCGGCAACTCCTAGCACCTCGGCAGCTTCCGAGCTAGCGCCATTTTGGTTGAGGGCAGAAGCCAAAAGGGACTGAGCGTGGAAACGGATGGTGATTGGTTCTCTGCGCTGCGCCTGAGCGCGCGCGTCTGCTCGGGGGCGGAGCCTGGGAATGTCTAGGGGCTGGACCCCAGCCAGTCAAGGAGGCAGGGCCGGGGTCCGCGGGCCGGGCGGGACGAGGACGTCCCTAACAATTGTCATTGAATTGATTGGGACTGCGGCCATGTGGCACTTTGTTTGAAGTTGTGAATGGAATATAACAGCATTGCAGagttaggaaaatgaaaaaaaaaaaaaacccacccgtAAGCCACACCCTCAAAGTGTtatgatttttgtgtattttcttccgGCTTTTTCTCTTTCGCATATCTAGTATGATTGTCGGGACTCTTGCATCCTGGATCTtcctctttcaaaaaataaaaagaggaagagggaaagaaaggtgGAGAAGGAGACCAAGAGAGCCCATTGCGGGGTCGGAAATGAGTCATAGTTGTGCCCAATTAATATTAGGGAATAATCGATAAATGATAGAAATGAGGTACTTTAgcgcccggcgcggtggctcatgcctgtaaccccaccactttgggaggcccaggcgagaggatcgcttgagcccaggagttcgaagctgcagtgggccgtgttcgtgccactgcacaccaggctagccaacagagcaagatgctgtctcaaaacaaaacaaaaaaataaaattaaattaaacaaaagaaaagaaaaaagagaaatgaggtaCTTTGGGGCTAAaacaacttttgtttttctttttttgaggcggagtttcgctctgtcacccacgctagagtgcagtggcacaatctcagctcactgcaatctccgcctcctgggttcaagcaattccttgcctcagcctcccgcatagctgggactacaggcacgctgccacgcccagctaatttttgtatttttagtagagactgggtttcaccatcttggccaggctggtcttgaactcctagacctcgtgatccaccctccttgccctcctgaagtgctgggattacaggcgtgagccaccacacctggccctaaaaCAACGTTTCTGTGCGCCTCTAGAAACTAGCTGTGAATGACAGCAGTAAGCGTCTTACCTCTTCCCAGGTTTTGCGAACCCAGTACAGGCGGGGCATGGGCCTTCTGCACTCCCTCCTCccgtcgtcatcatcatcatcgctgTAAAGGAGTGTTGTCTTTCCAATGCGACCCAGGCACTAAAGGCTTCACatgcatatttgtttatttatatatgtatttacttagttattttttctttagtgacagggtctcactttgtcccccaggctggaatgcaatggtaagatcactgttcactgtagcctccacctcttgggttcaagtgatcctcctgcctcagcctccagagtagctgggaccacaagcctgtgccaccacacccagataatttaaaaaaaaatttttttttgtagagatggagtcacTACGatgctgttctcaaactcctggcctcaagcgaccctcccacctcaccctcccaaagcactgggattacagctgtgagccacagtgcccagccacttCACATATTTGTACTGGTTAATTTCCCAACAAGAAGTCATCTGAGCAGGACAGGACCTCTGTGGTGAAAGGGaaaagtgtttgtttgtttctaccaACACAGAAACTTTACCGGTAAGTTCTACCAAATGTTGttgttaagacagagtctcactctgtcacccaggctggagtgcagtgacacaatctcagctcactgcaac is a window encoding:
- the AIP gene encoding AH receptor-interacting protein isoform X1, whose protein sequence is MADIIVRLREDGIQKRVIQEGRGELPDFQDGTKATFHYRTLHSDNEGTVLDDSRARGKPMELIIGKKFKLPVWETIVCTMREGEIAQFLCDIKHVVLYPLVAKSLRNIAAGKDPLEGQRHCCGVAQMHEHSSLGHADLDALQQNPQPLIFHMEMLKVESPGTYQQDPWAMTDEEKAKAVPLIHQEGNRLYREGHVKEAAAKYYDAIACLKNLQMKEQPGSPEWIQLDQQITPLLLNYCQCKLVVEEYYEVLDHCSSILNKYDDNVKAYFKRGKAHAAVWNAQEAQADFAKVLELDPALAPVVSRELRALEARIRQKDEEDKARFRGIFSH
- the AIP gene encoding AH receptor-interacting protein isoform X2; this encodes MADIIVRLREDGIQKRVIQEGRGELPDFQDGTKATFHYRTLHSDNEGTVLDDSRARGKPMELIIGKKFKLPVWETIVCTMREGEIAQFLCDIKHVVLYPLVAKSLRNIAAGKDPLEGQRHCCGVAQMHEHSSLGHADLDALQQNPQPLIFHMEMLKVESPGTYQQDPWAMTDEEKAKAVPLIHQEGNRLYREGHVKEAAAKYYDAIACLKNLQMKEQPGSPEWIQLDQQITPLLLNYCQCKLVVEEYYEVLDHCSSILNKQRQGLLQAGQGPRGRVERPGGPG